A region of the Spirochaetota bacterium genome:
AATACTATCATAAATATTTTAAAAGGCTTTAGGTGCTCTTTAAGTATAAAATATGATAATACAGGTATAAAGAAGACCGATATCTGCATTATAAAGGTGCAATTAATTGCTGATGACAGCTTCAGTCCAGTTGCTAAAAAGGCATGGGCAAATCCACCGCCAATTATTGCTATTATTAACAGATATAAGAGGTGACTGCCTTTTATTATAAACAATCTTCGGTCTTTTATAGATGTATATATAATAATTACCAATGAAGCAACAATCATAAACTGGTATGTGAAATTGAGCGGATCAATCCCCTTATTATAAACGTATTTTGATAATGGTATAAAGGATCCCACAAGCAGTATCTGTAATATCATCAGTTTTAAAACACTATTCTTGTTATTCATCTTAATCATCCTTTCCCCAAATGATTATCTTTATCCTTCCCAATAACTCCAAATTTATTCAGACATTCATTAAGCCTGAAGGGTAATGGAGGACATCCCTTAATCTTAGCGGTGAAATTCGATCCGCTTCTGCAACAATTGCCGAATGCAATCTTATATTTGGCGGATTTACATATTTCATCGTGTAATGATCCTATATATACATCGATGTCAGTGTTTATTATACCTTCAAGAAATTTACAGGATAAAAGAAATGCATTCTCGCATGTGCTGCATGCGTTCCTGCTGTGCATGGTGATCTTCTCAGGAATTACATTCCCAAAATCAACCTTTGTGAAGGGATGTCTAACAGTTTCGATTCTTTCTCCAATTACCTGAATTTTTTTTAGGTCAATGTTATTCAGTTCAATGAATTTGGCAAGATGCCTTACCTCATGTAATTCATATCCCATAACAGTGCTGCCAATAAAATCAACCTCTGCTGAGTTAACGCCCGCGATTATCAGGTTTAGATCAATAATATCACCACCAAAGGGACCCATGCCTTCCATGCATGATATACAGTCAATGATACTAAGATGGGGTTTTATGGTGTTATTAAGATCAACAATAGCGTCATCAAGCCCGATTTCGTGGAAGCGCCTCTTCTCCCTACCGACAAGAAATCCTTTCAGGTTCTTAAGGGATAGGGAAATTCCTGTTGCATAGTGAACCTTCATGTTTGGCAGATTTATAATTTTATCAGCTTCAAATACCTCTTTTGCGATTTTCACTCTGTCAGTAATAAGAGGATTTTTAACAGGAGTTACAATAGCTTCAGAGGCATTCAGATTGACGAGTTCAATGCCGTACCTCTTTGCAAGGGCTGCATAGCCTGTCTCTTTGAACAGCCGATCAGTATTTCGTTTATCACCGAATGTTGATTCGGCGATGATAATTTTTTTGACACGGCAATCCAGAAGCAGTTGAAGCAATGATTCCGTGAGCACAATGTTTGTTAAACCGGTCACTCCATTCAAGTTCGGTTTGAGCATTACTCTATCGTTTCGCTCAACAAAATTGCTCAGCCCTCCTATCAGATCGAGCGCGTCTATTAGCCCCTCTTTAATCCCATTGTCTGTTTTTGTTATGCCTACTTTTCCCATGATTGCCCTCCTATTATATTCTACAAATTTATCGCAAAACCTGCTGTTGCATATAATAGTTGATTCTCAAGATTATTTAATTAGAGAATGATCGTAGCTTTTAATTCAGGATCAAATTTCAATACCCTGCCTTGAAAGATTATTCTCCATGTAGAACAAGACTAAAATGTGCACAAAGAACATAGGTTGTATAAAGGAATTGAATACACAATATTTTCAGATATTTGACTTCATAATAAAATCAAAAAAAAAGCCCCTGTTGGTTTTGCGCCAACAGGGGCTTTTATAAATTTCAAAAAAATATTAAACCCTACGGCGCAAATATACCTCCGATCCATACGAATATCACACCGGTATTTTTTCCGGCATCTTTTAGATGGATTATAGTTGTGCGCCTTAATTTCATTTACTTGTTCTTAGTCCTGTTAAATTTGAAGTGTATTTATAAATGCTAGCGACAATTTCTGTCAACCATTTTATGTCTTTTTATAATTTAAAGAGAGAACTCTCGATAATTTGGTTAGATTTTCAACTATTTCTCACTCGAATTTCATAGCACATTCGTCAATACCCTAAGATGAGAGTTTGAACTGACACCAAGAAAAATGAAAAATAAGAAATTTAGGGAATACCTGATTATTTACTTGATAACATACTATTATTCATTAATAATATGCAAACTGAAAAGTTTCTTTTCATTGAAGCAGGACAATTTAGCAATACTTGCAGAACTGAAGGAATTTTTAGGTTCAACCATATACTATTATTTTGTGCTGTGACGTAACTAGATATAGATCATTAATGAAGAGTTCTTTATCAATTGAGTTAATAAACTAAAACATCTCACAAAGCAATTTATCGGGGGAGAGTGCCGTGGATTTCTATGTTAAATTGATCAGGAGAAATATATGAAATCTTGTTGTGATAATAATTGCGCTGTCGATGCGCTGCATCATAAGCAACGTAGCACTCTTATTTATGTATTGTGGATCAATGCCTTTATGTTTATTGCTATAGCTGTGGCAGCGCTTTATGGTAAATCTACCGCCTTGCTTTCAGACAGCTTAGACAATTTAGGCGATGCGCTGACATATGGTTTGAGCCTGTACGCTGTATCTAAAGGTCCAACTATAAAGGCAAGGGTTGCTCTGTTTAAAGGTGGTTTGATATTCGTTGCAGCCAGTCTTGTTGTTATTCAGATAATCTATAGATTGGTCAATCCTTTAGTGCCTTCATATGAAGTGATGAGCATATTTAGTATTGCTGGACTAATAGCAAACGCTGTATGTCTATTATTGCTTTGGCGACATCGGGACGAAGATATAAACATGAGTTCAGTGTTTGAGTGTTCACGAAATGATATTGCATCGAATTTATCAGTTATCTTAGCTGCTATCGGTGTTTGGGTGCTTAACTCAGGGTTGCCGGATGTAATTATTGCAACACTCCTGGCAGTGTTTCTTTTGAGATCATCTGTGAGTGTAATAAAGGGAGCGCTATCTGAGTTAGCGCAATCCAACCAATCCGTCAACAGGGACGCTAGATAACCTGCCTCCCTGTTAACCTAACCTATGAGCCAGAGTAAAAAAATAATTTGCATTATTTGATATTCATCAAAGTTATAATCTTGTCCATTCATTAAATTCATGCATTGACATGACACTGTGAAAGTAAAATCGAAGTATTTAGAAAATGTGGAAAATCAACTTATAGATATAAGTATAGGGAAGAAAAAATATAAACATAATTTGTTTAGATAAAATTATAATTCAGGAGGATTGGATGTGCCTTTTCAAAGCAAAGTTTAATATTTTCTGTATCATTTTAACTGTAGCTATAATGTTTCAAGCGTGTTCTAGCACCACAATAATAAAATCAATTCCAGCTGGTGCAAAAGTGTATATCCTTGATGAATATAAAGGAACAACACCGTATGTTCATACAGATCAAAAAATTGTAGGTAGTAAAATCCCAATTAAATTAAAATTAGATGGTTATAAGGATTTTCACACTGTTTTAATAAAGGATGAAAAATTTCAATTTGGTGCGTGTTGTGGTGGAATTATATTCTTATTTCCATTTATTTGGATTATGGGATACAATCCTGAGCATACCTATGAATTAGAAGAGTTTTCACAGGAATAATTTTTATAAAGATACTATAGAATTCATATTATACTAAATACCAAACACGGCAAAGCCGGAAGCAAATATATGCTGAGCCTGCTGAAGTAAAGAAATATATTAGACTGGATTATAGCATTTATTTGATAACTGGAAAATTAGTGATCTTATAAAGAGTGACAAATCCACGTCTATCACAGCATCATCGGGCATCTACCTATAATCAATCTCTGCCGGAGAAAAAGGTATGCTAATTCAGGGTATTTGATATCCTTGATTATTAAGTAACTCCAACAGAATTATGTAAGTACTATAATGATGGTAGATAATCCCCGCTAGTGTCGGGGATTACAGCATGGACCCTGATATCTATAAAGATCATAGTGCATTAGAATACAATATGATAGGCTCAAATTATTATAACAAATCCTATTTGCCCTTCCAGTCAGGCTTTCTCTTCTCCAGAAATGCCTTGAATCCTTCCATGATGTCCTCGCTCCCTCCTAAGCGTTCCGCAATAGCGGCTTCCAGAGCCAATCCGTCACGGAGATGCATCTCCAATCCCTTAAGCGCCGCTTCTTTGACTCCCCTCACTGCCAAAG
Encoded here:
- a CDS encoding DUF362 domain-containing protein; translation: MGKVGITKTDNGIKEGLIDALDLIGGLSNFVERNDRVMLKPNLNGVTGLTNIVLTESLLQLLLDCRVKKIIIAESTFGDKRNTDRLFKETGYAALAKRYGIELVNLNASEAIVTPVKNPLITDRVKIAKEVFEADKIINLPNMKVHYATGISLSLKNLKGFLVGREKRRFHEIGLDDAIVDLNNTIKPHLSIIDCISCMEGMGPFGGDIIDLNLIIAGVNSAEVDFIGSTVMGYELHEVRHLAKFIELNNIDLKKIQVIGERIETVRHPFTKVDFGNVIPEKITMHSRNACSTCENAFLLSCKFLEGIINTDIDVYIGSLHDEICKSAKYKIAFGNCCRSGSNFTAKIKGCPPLPFRLNECLNKFGVIGKDKDNHLGKG
- a CDS encoding cation transporter, which gives rise to MKSCCDNNCAVDALHHKQRSTLIYVLWINAFMFIAIAVAALYGKSTALLSDSLDNLGDALTYGLSLYAVSKGPTIKARVALFKGGLIFVAASLVVIQIIYRLVNPLVPSYEVMSIFSIAGLIANAVCLLLLWRHRDEDINMSSVFECSRNDIASNLSVILAAIGVWVLNSGLPDVIIATLLAVFLLRSSVSVIKGALSELAQSNQSVNRDAR
- a CDS encoding PEGA domain-containing protein — translated: MCLFKAKFNIFCIILTVAIMFQACSSTTIIKSIPAGAKVYILDEYKGTTPYVHTDQKIVGSKIPIKLKLDGYKDFHTVLIKDEKFQFGACCGGIIFLFPFIWIMGYNPEHTYELEEFSQE